Within the Acidihalobacter prosperus genome, the region CATGCGCCGCGCCCAGGGCGCGGTGAGCCTGAACATCGCCTACATCGGCATCGCCAACGGCCTGTTTGCCGCCGTCGACCGGCTGACGCATGCCAGCGTGCCCGAACTCGCACAGGACACCAGCATGGATTCCGGCTATGTGGACCGTTGGTGCGACGCCGCCTACGCCTTCGAGTATCTCGAAGAGATCGAACCGGGCGTGTTTCGCCTCAGCGAGACCGGCCGGGCATTCATCCCCGACGGCCCCGGCACCCTGATGCCCTTCGCGGTGATGTCGGTGCTGTCCGCGCACATGGCCGAGCGCGCCGCCGGCCTGATGCGCACCGGCGAACGCCCCGGCGAATCCGTGCTTGCCGAACGCGAGACCATCCTGCCCTGGTTCGGTCCCATGCTCGAATACCAGTTCGGCCCGCTGCTCGACAAACAGGTGCTCGAACAGGTACCGGTTTTCCGCGACGTGGACGCACGCGGCGGTCTGGCGGTCGACCTCGGCTGCGGCAACGGCTGGTATCTGCGCCGACTGGCCCGCCGCTACCCGCGCCTGCGCGGCATCGGCATGGACGGCTTCGAGGAAAACGTCAATCAGGCGACCCGCCTGGCCGAGGCCGAAGGCCTGGGCGACCGGCTCAAGTTCGCCGTCGGCGACCTCAACCGCTTTCACATCGAGGAACCGGTCGACCTGATCGCCATGAACCGCGCCCTGCACCATGTCTGGGACCAGAAGGAAAACGTCTTCCGTATCCTTCGCGAGCACCTCAAGCCCGGTGGCGCCGCCGTCATCTGGGAGCCCAACTGGCCAGCCAGCCGCAGTGAACTGCGCAGCCCCGAACGGCGCGCCATGGCCTTCCAGAATCTGGGCGAGCACATCCAGGGCAACCACTTCCTGCGCCCGGAGGAGATCGCCGAGCAATTCCGCGCGGTCGGCCTCAAGCCTGAAGTCTATTTCGTTGCCGACGGCCGCGATGCGGTGGTCACCGGCACCCTCGCGGAGTAAGCGCGTGGCCCATACCGAAAGCGGGCAGACGCCCGACGCCGCCATCGAAAAGCGCATCAGCCTGAAAACGCGCGGCGGCGAGCGCGTCAGTCTCGACGTCACCCTGGCGGACGCGAACGGGCGTCAGAGCGCGCTCGAATACCTGGAACATCTCGACGAAACCATCCGTCGCAAACTGGGCGACACGCCGGTGTTCGCCGGCTTTACCGCGCCCAATCCCTACGACCATGCGCGCATCGAGGCGATGATCGTCAACATCGCCTCGTTTCACGATGCCACCTTCGGTACTTTCAACCAGCGCACCACCTTGCCCGAGGACGAGCGCAACGAGTTCGTCGAGATATTCCTGCTCGCCTGCGCCAGCGTGGTCGAGGGTCGGCAGATCGTGATCGATCTTTCCAGGGGGCGCGTCGACCGCGACCGCAGTCTCGATTGAACGCCGTGACCGACGCCCCGCCGCAAACCGCGCTGGCCGCGAGCGGCCTGGAAAAACGCTACGGCAAGGTACATGCCGTACGCGGCATCGACTTGGCCGTGCCGGCCGGGCGCTGCCTGGGCCTGCTCGGCCCGAACGGCGCCGGCAAGACCTCGACCCTGGAAATGCTCGAAGGCCTGAGCGAGCCATCAGCCGGCGAGATCCGCTACCGCGGCGAGCCGCTCGGCGCGCGCTTTCGCAACGAGGCCGGGATCATGTTCCAGCACACCGCCCTGCCCGAGCACATCAGCGTGCGCGAGACCCTGCGCATGTTCTCGCGCCTGTATCCGCGCACCCGGTCGGTCGAGGAGCTGATCGCCCGTTGCACGCTGGAGGAATTTCTCGACCGCGACAGCCGCCGCCTGTCCGGCGGCCAGCGCCAGCGCCTGCTGCTCGCCATCGCCCTGATCAACGACCCGGACATCCTCTTCCTGGACGAGCCCACCACCGGCCTCGACCCCCAGGCGCGGCGCAATTTCTGGCACCTGATCGAGGACATCAAGGCCGAGGGCAAGACCGTTCTCCTGAGCACGCACTACATGGAGGAGGCCTACACCCTGTGCGACGAGATCGCGATCATGGACCATGGCCAGGTGATCGCCCTCGGCACCCCCGACGAACTGCTCGCCCGCCACTTCAGCGACGTAATCCTGCAGTTGCCCATCGATGCGGTAGCCGATCCCGAACGCCTGCCCTTCGAGATCCGCCGCAAGCACGATCACCTCGAAATCGAGACCGGCGACGTCAACGGCACGCTGGCCCAGCTGCTCGCCGCGCAAGTCCCCCTCGGGGGTCTTCGCATCCGCGGCCGCACGCTGGAAGACCTCTTCCTCGAACTCACCGGCGAGGCCCTGAGGGGCTAGGAGAACCCAGTGTTCGCACGCATTTTCGCCGTCATCCAGGCCCGCAATCTCGAATTCCTGCGCGACCGCGCCGCGCTTGCCTGGAACTTCGCGCTGCCGCTGTTCGTGGTGCTCGGCTTCGCCTTCGCCTACAGCGGCAATACGCTGAGCACCTACAAGGTCGGTGTCTACGGGCCGCATGCGGACAGCGGCTTCTTTGCCACCCGCTACATCCGCTTCGTACCCGTCCACACGCTGGACCAGGGCATCGCCTGGGTCGGCCACCAGAAGCTCGACATGTTCGTCGACCCCGGCGACAAGCGCTACTGGATCAACGACAGCTCGCCCAAGGGCTATCTGCTCGCACGCATCCTCGCCGGCAGCGAGGCCCAGGCCGGCGAGTATCGCCAGGCCACCGTCAAGGGCCGCCAGATCGGCTACGTCGACTGGCTGATCCCCGGCGTGCTCGGCATGAACATGATGTTCTCCGCCCTGTTCGGCGTCGGTTACGTGATCGTGCGCTATCGCCGCAACGGCGTGCTCAAGCGCCTCAAGGCGACGCCGCTCGCCGCCTTCGAATTTCTCGCCGCCCAGGTACTCTCGCGTCTGTGGCTGATGCTCATCGTCACCGCCATCATCTTCTTCGGACTCAAGCTGATGCTCGGCTTCCCGGTGATGGGTTCCTATCTCGATCTGCTGTTGGTATTCCTGCTCGGTTCGGCCTGCCTGATCAGCCTCGGCATGCTGGTGGCGGCCCGCATCCGCAGCGAGGAACTGGCCGGCGGCCTGCTCAACGCCATCACCTGGCCGATGATGTTTCTCTCCGGGGTCTGGTTCTCGCTCGCCGGACTCAATCCCTGGATGCAGAAATTCGCGCTGATCTTTCCGCTCACCCACATCATCGACGCCGCCCGCGCGATCATGCTCGACGGCGACGGCCTCGCCGCCATTGCCCCCCACCTGATCACCCTGGCGGTGATGACCGCGGTTTTCCTCGCCATCGGCGCCCGCAGCTTCCGCTGGGAGTAAGCCGCACAGCGTAACCGCGGCCCCATGCGTGCCGCCGCGCCGCGCGCTGCCCGGACCAAGCTCGCAGGGTATGATTCACCCATGCACGCCGCCGTGATACCGCCTCCTCCCAAGCTGCCCCCCGTCCCCCGGACACGTCGCGGGCGCATGATTCGCGGCATGGCGATCCTGATGCTGACCATCGCCGGCGCGCTACCGCTCGCACCGGCGCGGGCGGCCGATGCCACGATCGCCATCGAGGGCATTACCGGTTCGCTGCTCGACAATGCCCACGCACATCTTGCCGCGATCACGCTCGCGTGCGACGCCCCGCCCTGGCGGGCCGATTCGGCCCTGGCACAGGCGCGCCGTGCCGTGGGCAAGGCGCTGGCGGCCCTGGGCTACTACCGCCCTGAGATCGCGTCCCAGCTGAATCGCGACAAGTCATGCTGGCGAATCAGGCTCGATGTGAAGGCCGGCAAACCGGTGCGCATCACCGCACTGAAGCTCGATCTTGCCGGTCCGGGCCGACACGATGCCGGCCTGCGCGCCATCATCGACGACAGCGGCCTGGCAACCGGGCAGGTGCTCGATCAGGGCCGCTACAGCGCGCTCAAGCAGCGACTGGAGGCCTACGCCCACGAGCACGGCTATTTCGATGCGCGCTTTGCCGAGCACCGCATCCTGGTCGACCCGACGACCCACGGCGCCAGCATCGCACTCGCCCTGGACACCGGGCCGCGTTACGCCTTCGGCCGCACGCAGCTCGACATACACGCGCTCGACCCTGCGCTGGTAAGCGGTTTTCTGACCTACCGCCCCGGCGAGCCCTATAACGCCAACGCGGTCATCGAGAGCCAGAGCGCGCTGGTCGCGAGCGGGTATTTCGACAGCGTGCGCCTGCAGACCCTCTCTCGCGAGCGCGCGCACGGCGAAGTGCCGATGCGCCTGACAACCACGCCCGCACGGCGCTATCAGCTACTTACCGGCGCCGGCTATTCGACCGATACCGGTCCCACGCTGAAGCTCGATTTCCGCAACCGCCGGGTCAACCGCGCCGGGCACCGCTATGCCCTCAATCTGCAACTGGCACGCATACAGTCGCAGGCCACCGCACGCTACGAGATCCCGCTGGCCAACCCTCGCACCGACTGGCTGACGCTGGAGGCCGGCTACCAATATCAGAACACCCTCACCGCCCAGAACCGCACCTGGAAGCTCGCCGCCACCCGCACGCATCTGCTGTCGGACGGTTGGCTGCGCCGCCTCTCGCTCGAATACCTCAATGAGAATTCCACCATCGCCGGCGAAACGCTGTCCGGCCATTTCCTCATCCCCGGCATCGGCTTCAGTCGCACGGTGGCCGACGCCCCCGTCTACCCACAACGCGGCTGGTCGGCCGACGCGCGGCTGAGCGGCGCGGCGCGAGGCGTCGTGGCCACGGAGAGCTTCGTCCAGACCCGGCTTTCCGTACACACCATCACGCCGCTGCTTGGCGGCCGGGTATTCGCGCGCGCCGCGCTGGGCGCGACCGCGGTCCAGGATATCAATGCCTTGCCGGCCACCCTGCGCTTCTTCGCCGGCGGCGCACGCAGCGTGCGCGGCTATGCGTACCAAAGCCTTGGCCCGACGGACTCTCAGGGCGTGGTGGTGGGCGGTCGCTATCTGGCCGTGGGCAGCCTCGAATTCGATCACCATCTGGCCGGCCAGTTCTACTGGGCCATGTTCTACGATGCCGGCAACGCCTTCGACAATTGGCCCTTCACCCTGCGCCGCGGCGCAGGCGTCGGGCTGCGCTGGCACTCTCCGCTCGGCCCCATCCGTCTGGACATCGCGACGCCGCTCAATCCTCCGCCCGGCGCCAGCCGTTTCGTCATCCAGGTCAGCATGGGGCCCGAGCTGTGAGACGGCTGCTGATTCGGCTGTTTTATGCCGGCCTGCTGGCATTCGTCATGCTCAGCGCCCTGCTCTATGTCCTGATCGGCACGGCCGCAGGCAGCCGCTGGCTCCTGTTATCCGCCGCCCATTTCACGCACGACCGTTTCACCTTCGCCGCCAGCTCGGGCAATCTGCTCGACGGGCTGCGCGTCGACGGTCTGCGGTGGCGCTCACCCGAACTCGACATCGACATCCGGCACGCCCTGCTGCGCTGGCGCGCACTGGACCTGCTTGCCGGCAGGCTGCAGATCGAAACCCTGGCCGCCGAACAGGTGCGCATCGTCCGCCACCCCGGCCCCGCCCAGGCCTCGTCAACCGGACCGCCAGTGCTGCCGGTCGCCGTCCGCGTCGCCGACCTGAGGATCGACGACCTGGTGTTCGTCGACGGCCAGCAGCGCTTCCGCCTCTCGCGCATGCGCGCCGGGCTGACGCTTGCGGGCAGCCGACTGAGCCTCGCCCGGCTGCGCCTCGAAAGTCCGCAGGGCAGCCTCGCCATAGTCGGCGACATGCATCTGGCGGCGCCTTACATGCTCGATCTGCGTACGGCCTGGCAGGTCGAACCCGAAGCGGACACGCGGTTCGTCGGCCACGGCTCGATTCGCGGACCCTTGCAGGCGCTACACATCCGCCAGCAGCTCACCGCACCCTTCACGGTCTCGCTCGACGGCCAGACCGATGCCTTGCGCCAAACCGGCAGCGTCGAATTGAGCTGGAAGCACGCGCGCTGGCCGCTCAGCGGCCCGGCGGCAATCCAAAGCGCCGCCGGGCGGCTGCAGGCCACGGGCGGCCTTGCCGCCTACCGCCTGCACCTTGACACCGCACTGAAGGCCCGGCAGCTCGACGTCTCTCGCCTGCAGGCCGACATCGAAGGCGATCGCACCGGCCTGCGTATCGACCGCCTTACCGCGTCGCTGCTCGGCGGCACGCTGCAGGCCCATGGCAAACTCGCCTGGCAGGCGAAACCTGCCTGGCAACTCGCGGTCAACGTCCACGACATCGATCCGGGGCTGTTCGATGCCGCCTGGCCGGGCAGACTGACGGGCAAGGCCTTTCTGCATGGCGACGACCGGCAAATCGCCTTCGCGGTCGACCCTGTCACCGGACGGCTGCGGGGGCTGCCGGCAAACCTGCGCATGCAGGGCGTGCTCGAACTCGCCAGGCGCGAGCTCAAACTCGACGGCGCGCGGCTCGATGTGCTCGGTGCCCAGGCGGACCTGAACGGACGCGCCACCGAGAGCGGCGCCGATCTGCATTTCGTGCTGGAGGTGCCCAAGCTGAAGGCCTTCGACGCGCAGGCCGGCGGCAGCCTGCGCGTCAGCGGACAGATCAGCGGCCCCTGGCGCTGGCCGCGCGTGGATGCCCGTGCAGAAGGCCGCCAGCTGCATCTGCGCGAGCTGTCCGTCGCCCGCCTGGAGGCCACCATCAAGCCCGCCGCGCAAGATAACCTGCAGGCCCGAGTGATCGTGCAGGGTCTCGATCGCGGAGGACTGCGCATCGAACGTCTCGCCCTCTCGGCCGACGGCAAACCCGCGCGCATGCGACTGGCGCTGCACGCTCAGGCACCGCAGGGCCGGCTCGATGCCGCCCTCACCGGCGGCCTGTCCAGCAGGAAAACCGGATGGGACGGCCGCCTGGAACGCCTGGAACTGCTGCCCCGCAAGGGCAGCGCCTGGCGGCTGAGCCGCCCGGCCGGACTTCGTATCGCCCCCGGCCGGATCGATCTCGCACTCGCATGCCTACGCCCCGTGAGCGATGCGACGGCCCATCTTTGCCTGCAGATGGCCTCCTCGCCCAAGGGCATCGCGCTGCAGACCGAATGGCAAAAACTGCCGCTGGCGATGCTCGATCCCTGGCTGCCGCCTTCACTGCGCGCGGGTGGCCATCTCAGCGGGCAAGGTCGGCTGCAAGGTCCTCTGGATGCGTTACAGGGACAGCTGACCGCCAGCGCCCCCGACGGCCACATCGAATTGACGCGCAGCACGGGCAAGCGCCGTTATGCCCTTCCGCTCACCCAACTCACCCTCGGATTGCATCGCGAGCAACTGACGCTGAGCGTGAACGGCGGCCTGCCCGAAGGCGGGCAACTGGCAGCCCGCCTCGATACCGGGCTCGCGGCCCAGGCGGCATTGAGCGGCCACATCGACTTGAAGCTGCCTCATCTGCGCTTCCTCGACGGCCTGATACCCGACACGCAGGGCATCGAGGGCGCGCTCACGGCCAATCTCACGCTTTCGGGTACGCGCGCCGCGCCCTCGATCGAGACCCGAGCATCGCTAGAACGAGGCGCGATGACCCTCAATCGGGCGGCCATCCGGATGCAGGACGTGCAGGCCAGTCTGCAAGGCTCCGGCCAAACCCTGGACATCGCGCTGCAGGCTCGCTCAGGCCCGGGCCGGATCGATGCCAAGGGACGGGTTAACGGCCTATTCACCCCACAACCGGTGCTGCAGCTTGACGTGAAGGGCGAACGCTTCGAAGCGGTGCATTTACCCCAGGTCAGCGCCCTGATCAGCCCTGCGCTGACCGTCACGGCCGACCCCCGAAAAATCCGGATCCGCGGGCGGGTCGAAGTGCCGCAGGCGACCATCAAGGTGAAGCGGGTACCGCCGGGTGCCGTGGACGTCTCTGCCGACACGCGCATCGTCGGCGCGGCGGCACCCTCGCCGATGCATGGCCCGCAACTCGACGCCGCCATCGAGCTCTCGCTGGGACAGGCGGTCAAGCTCGATGCCTTCGGCCTGGCCGGCCAGCTGACCGGCGACATGTTGATCAGCCAGCGAGCGGATGCCCCGACGGTTGCCGACGGCAGCCTGCGCATCGTCGACGGCACCTATTCGGCCTACGGCCTCAACCTTGCGCTGAGTCGCGGCGTACTGAACTTCGCCGGCCCGGTGGACAACCCCGGGCTGGACGTGGTGGCTCAACGCCAGACCGGCGACGTCACCGCACAGCTGACGGTCACCGGCACGCTCAAGTCGCCGCGCTCGCAGGTCAGCGCCACGCCGCCGATGTCCGAATCCGAAGCCCTGTCCTGGCTGATCACCGGGCACGGTCTGGCCGGCTCGTCGAAAAGCGATGCCGCCCTGTTGCTCAAGGCGCTCGCCAGCATGCACGCGGGCGACGGCGGCAACGGCGGCCTGCTCTCATCGCTCAAGGCGCGCACCGGCCTCAGCGACATCGGCGTGCAGGGCGGCAGCAGTCTGCAGCAGAGCTCGCTGCTGCTCGGCAAATACCTCACGCCGGATCTTTACGTGCGCTACGCGGCCGGCCTGTTCGACCACAGCAACACGGTCTCTCTGAACTACCGTCTTTCTCAGCACTTCAGCGTGGAAGCCAAATCGGGCAGCGCGCAGGGCATCGATCTGCTCTACCAGATCGTCTTCGGCCCGCGCTGAAGCAGTCAGGCTCGGCGGATCAGCTCGACGATCTCGGGAAAGCCGCCCACGCGCTCGGCCGCATCGAGCTTGATCGCCTCCTTGGGCATGCCGAACACCACGCAGCTCGCCTCGTCCTGCGCCATGGTCGTCGCCCCCGCCTCGCGCATCAGCCTCAGGCCGCGCGCGCCGTCCCCGCCCATGCCGGTCATGATGATGCCGACGGCATTGCGGCCGGCCACCTGCGCAGCCGAGCGGAACAGCACGTCGACCGAAGGCTTGTGGCGATTGACCAGCGGCCCGTCGAACACCTCGGCATAGTATTGCGCACCCTGGCGGGCGATCTTCAGGTGCTGCCCACCTGGCGCGATCAGGGCCAGCCCGGGGATCAGACGATCGCCCGATTTGGCCTCGCGAACCTCGATCTGGCACAAGCCGTTGAGGCGTTCCGCGAAGGCGGCGGTAAACATCGCCGGCATATGCTGGACGATGGCGATGGGTGCGCACACCCTCGGCAAGTCGGTCAGCACGGTTTCAAGCGCCTGCGTGCCGCCGGTCGAGGTGCCGATGGCCACGATGCGCTCGGTGGTGCGCAGCATCGCCTCGCCGCCAGCGGGGGCTGGCGTTGCCGTCGCCGGCCCGGCGGGTGCCGGCGCGCGCCTTTGCAGGTTGCCGGGATTCACGCGCGCGGCCGCCTTGACCGCGGCGATCAGGTCGTTGGCGCTGTCGAGCAGAAAATCGCGGATGCCCACCGTCGGCTTGGTGACCACGTGCACCGCGCCGGCGGCCAGCGCCTGCAGTGTGGTGGCGGCGCCCTTTTCGGTCAGCGTCGAGCAGATGATGACCGGCGTGGGCCGCTCGCGCATCAACTGCCCCAGAAAGGTGATGCCGTCCATCCTCGGCATCTCGACGTCGAGCACGATCACGTCGGGCCACTGCCGCTTCATCCTTTCCTTGGCGAACAACGGGTCGGCGGCGGCGCCGATCACTTCGATCGAGGGATCCGAGGACAAGGCCGACTGCAGGACCTGCCTGACCACGGCCGAATCGTCGACGACCAACACCTTGATCTTGCCGCCTGCGTCGGATTGCGTCACGGTCCGCCCCTCGTTTTCATCATGATTTCATGGATTTATACCAGAGATAGACCAGGCCGTCGTCAAGGTCCAGCACCAGGCTGCGATGCCCGTCGCCACCCAGATGCTCGGCGGCGACCTTGAACCCGTAAGCCGCCATCAACACCCGCGCGGCCTCCACATTGCGTGCCGACACGCCCTCCCGTGCGGGACGCGATTTCAGCGCCGGAAACATATTGCCGCCGCCGAAGAGCTTGACCTCGTAATCCCTGGGATGCGTGCGCGAGCTGCGTATCCTGGCCATGAACAGATGCATCATCTCGTCGGCATATTTGCCGTCCCATTCGCCGGCAGCCTGGGGCGCGCGACGCTGGCCGCGGCACGGCAGCATGAAATGCCCCATGCCGCCGCATCGCAGCTCGGGATGCCAGAGCGTCACCGCGACGCAGGAACCGAGTATGGTCTTGATCCGTGTGCCGGCCTTGCCGAAATAGAAACCGCCCGGCGTCAGATACACATCGTATCGCTGCCAGTCCCTGCGGTTCACGGACGCCGGTAGATCGAGGGCGCCTCGACGATCAATTCCGATGTCACGCCGTTGAGGCTCTCGGAATGGCCGACGAAGAGATAGCCGCCCGGGCGCAAACGGGCGATCAGGCGGGCAATCAGCGCCTGCTTGGTCGGCAGATCGAAATAAATCATCACGTTGCGCAGGAAAATGACATCAAAAAGACCCAAGCCCTCCGGCAACTCGGCATTCAGATTGAGGGTCCGGAATTCCACGCGTTCGCGCAGCTTGCGGGCGACGGCGAACAGGCCTTCCTTGGAACCGGTGCCGCGCAGGCAATAGGCGCGCAGATAGGATCGCGGGATGCGCTCGGCCCGATCGAGCGGGTAGATGCCGGCCCGCGCCCGCTCCAGCACGCGCTGGCTCAGGTCCGTGGCCAGCACCGACCAGGGTCTCGCGCCGGCGTGCTCGGCCAGGGTCATGGCGATGCTGTAGGGTTCCTCGCCACTCGAACAGGCCGCACTCCAGATGCGCAACCCCTGCGGCGCGCGGGTCAAGGTCGGCAGCACATGCTCGACAAGGTAGTCGAAATGTTTCTGCTCACGGAAAAAATAGGTTTCGTTGGTGGTCAGCAGATCGATCGCCCGTTGCGCCTCGGAACCCGGGCGCGGGTCGCCGTCCAGCAGTGCGAGATATTCGCGATAGCCCGCACAGCCGAGTTCGCGCAGCCGTTTTTCGAGACGCCCGGCGACCAGTGCGCGCTTGGCCGTACTCAGGTGTATGCCGGCGCGACGGTAGATGAATTCGCGGATGGCCTGAAACTCGCGATCGCCCAAAGGCACACCGCGGCCGGTGCCGTTCGCCGCCGCCCCCTTTTGCGGCCTGTCCGCCGTCGCGCTGGCCATTGACGTTCAGGACGGCCGCGGCGCGGTCGACATGGCCTCTGCGAGTGCGGACATTTCCGTCACCGACAGGGCCTGGTCGATGTCCAACACGACGATGAAGCGACCATCGACCTTGCCGATGCCTTCGATGAAATCGTTGCGCAGCCCGGCACCGAACGCGGGCGGCCGCTCCTGGCTGCTGGGCTCGATCTCGACCACCTCATTCACAGAATCGACCAGAATGCCCAGATCCTGATGGGTCTGCTGCTTGCTCAGCTCGATGATGACGATGCAGGTTCGACGGCGGATTTCGGTTGGCGGGCGGCCAAAGCGGACCGCGAGATCGATCACCGGCACCACGCGTCCGCGCAGATTGATCACGCCGCGCAGGAAGGCCGGCATCATCGGTACTGTGGTCACGGCCTCGTATTCGATGATTTCGCGAATGTGCGTGATATTGACCGCGAAGGTTTCCTCGCCCAGCGTAAAGCTCAGGTACTGCCCGGCCTGATCGGATGCCTCGCCCGTGACCGGCTCGCGCTCCGCGTCCGAAATCTCCAGTTGATTGGCCATCGAAGCCTCCTTCAGAACCGCACGAATTCGCCTTCATCCGGCAGCTCACTCTCCTTGCGGCTGTCCGGCGCGGCCCGCTTGAACTCCTGCGGCGTTCTGTCGACCTTGAGGCGATGCTTGGCCTGGGTGGCTGACCCAGCCTGCTGGAACGAGCGCTGCGCACGCAGCTTGAACACCGACATGATCTGCTGGAGCTGCTCCGCCTGGCTGTTGAGTTCTTCCGCCGTCGCAGCCAGCTCCTCGGAGGCCGAGGCATTCTGCTGCGTCGCCTGGCTGAGCTGGTTCATCGCCACGTTGATCTGGCCGACGCCACTGCTCTGCTCGTCCGACGCGGCGGCGATTTCCTGCACCAGATCGGAAGTCTTGCGCACACCCGGCACGATCTCTCCCAGCAGCTGCCCTGCGCGCTCGGCCAGACCCACGCTGCTGCTGGCAAGCTGGCCGATCTCCTGCGCCGCCACCTGGCTGCGCTCGGCCAGCTTGCGCACTTCGGCCGCGACCACCGCAAAACCCTTGCCGTGTTCGCCGGCACGCGCGGCTTCGATGGCCGCATTGAGCGCCAGCAGATTGGTCTGGTAGGCGATGTCGTCGACGATGCCGATCTTGTCCGCGATGTCCTTCATGGCGCGCACGGTCTGCTCGACGGCCTGCCCGCCTTCGGTCGCCTTGCTGGCGGCCTCGCCGGCCATGCCGTCGGTAATCTTCGCGTTCTCGGCGTTCTGGGTGACCGACGCGCCCATTTCCTCCATGGAAGCGGTGGTTTCCTCGACGCTCGCCGCCTGCTCCGTCGATGCCTGGGAAACCGACTGCGCGGTCGCACTGACCTCTTCCGAAGCGCTGGACAGCGAATCGGCGGCGCTGCGCACCTCCGCGATCACACCCGCCAGGTTTTCCGCCATGGTGCGCATCGCCGCCAGCAGGCGCCCGGTTTCGTCGCGCGATACCGCATCGATGGTCACGCTCAGGTCGTTGTTCGCCAGACTGTTCGCGACGTCCACCGCCTCGGCGATCGGGCGGGTGATGCTGCGCGTGGTCAGCCACGCGAAACCGACGCCCAGCAGCAAGCCAACGACAATGACGCTGATGGCCAGCGTGCGCGATTCGCTATAAACCGCATTGGCCTGCGCGTAGGAATTATCGAGATGCTGCTGCTGCAACGCAGTCAACTGATTGAGGCTGACGCGCAGTGTGTCGACCACGGGCAGCCCTCGTGCCGAAAAACTGGCAGCGGCCTGGGCCGCATTTCCCGCCTTCAGCTGCTGATGGGCTTCGTCCTTGATGCCCTTGAGCTTGTCGAGCGCCTGACTGATTTCACCCAGCCCGGCACGGCCCTGAGAGGAGGTCAGCAAGCCGTTCAGCTGTTCCAGGCGCTTGCCGATCTGGGTTTCGTGGTCATGGATGCGCGAGGCCAGCTGCTCGCGCTGGGCGGCATTGCTGGTCAGCATCATGCCCTGGAAATCGGCTTCGTCCTCCAGGATTTCGTCCTTGATCTGCATCACCAGCTTGGCCTTGACCCAATCGCGCTGGACGATCCGGTCCGTGCCCTGCTTGATCATCGACATCTCGTGCACGCCCATGCCCGCCACGATCACGAGCAAGGCCAGCAAGACGCCGAACCCGATGCCCAGACGGACACCTATTTTCAAATTTCTGAAAGACATAGTCCCCTCACTCGCATGTCGTCATATGCATGGTTGTTCGCATGGTTATCCCGTTTCGTCGCTCGCGCGTCCCGCTCAGCCGCCTGCAGGTTCGCCCTCCGTTGCCGATACGCGCGGCAGACCCGGCGCCCCCTCACGCAGGGCCGCAAGCTGGCTCAGACCCACCGCGTCGAAAATCAGCGCCAGCTCGCCGCTGCCGAGAATCGTCGAACCGCTGATGCCCTTGAGATGTGCGAAGAGGTCGCCGAGCGGCTTGATGACCGTCTGCAGCTCGCCGAGGAGATCGTCCACCACCAGCCCGAAGCGCCGCCCGCCGGCCTGCACCACGACCAGGCTCTCGCGCCCCTGTGCGCGCGACGTCAAGCCGAAGAA harbors:
- a CDS encoding class I SAM-dependent methyltransferase, with protein sequence MSSQIDSLRQDIMRRAQGAVSLNIAYIGIANGLFAAVDRLTHASVPELAQDTSMDSGYVDRWCDAAYAFEYLEEIEPGVFRLSETGRAFIPDGPGTLMPFAVMSVLSAHMAERAAGLMRTGERPGESVLAERETILPWFGPMLEYQFGPLLDKQVLEQVPVFRDVDARGGLAVDLGCGNGWYLRRLARRYPRLRGIGMDGFEENVNQATRLAEAEGLGDRLKFAVGDLNRFHIEEPVDLIAMNRALHHVWDQKENVFRILREHLKPGGAAVIWEPNWPASRSELRSPERRAMAFQNLGEHIQGNHFLRPEEIAEQFRAVGLKPEVYFVADGRDAVVTGTLAE
- a CDS encoding ABC transporter ATP-binding protein, coding for MTDAPPQTALAASGLEKRYGKVHAVRGIDLAVPAGRCLGLLGPNGAGKTSTLEMLEGLSEPSAGEIRYRGEPLGARFRNEAGIMFQHTALPEHISVRETLRMFSRLYPRTRSVEELIARCTLEEFLDRDSRRLSGGQRQRLLLAIALINDPDILFLDEPTTGLDPQARRNFWHLIEDIKAEGKTVLLSTHYMEEAYTLCDEIAIMDHGQVIALGTPDELLARHFSDVILQLPIDAVADPERLPFEIRRKHDHLEIETGDVNGTLAQLLAAQVPLGGLRIRGRTLEDLFLELTGEALRG
- a CDS encoding ABC transporter permease, whose amino-acid sequence is MFARIFAVIQARNLEFLRDRAALAWNFALPLFVVLGFAFAYSGNTLSTYKVGVYGPHADSGFFATRYIRFVPVHTLDQGIAWVGHQKLDMFVDPGDKRYWINDSSPKGYLLARILAGSEAQAGEYRQATVKGRQIGYVDWLIPGVLGMNMMFSALFGVGYVIVRYRRNGVLKRLKATPLAAFEFLAAQVLSRLWLMLIVTAIIFFGLKLMLGFPVMGSYLDLLLVFLLGSACLISLGMLVAARIRSEELAGGLLNAITWPMMFLSGVWFSLAGLNPWMQKFALIFPLTHIIDAARAIMLDGDGLAAIAPHLITLAVMTAVFLAIGARSFRWE
- a CDS encoding autotransporter assembly complex protein TamA, whose amino-acid sequence is MAILMLTIAGALPLAPARAADATIAIEGITGSLLDNAHAHLAAITLACDAPPWRADSALAQARRAVGKALAALGYYRPEIASQLNRDKSCWRIRLDVKAGKPVRITALKLDLAGPGRHDAGLRAIIDDSGLATGQVLDQGRYSALKQRLEAYAHEHGYFDARFAEHRILVDPTTHGASIALALDTGPRYAFGRTQLDIHALDPALVSGFLTYRPGEPYNANAVIESQSALVASGYFDSVRLQTLSRERAHGEVPMRLTTTPARRYQLLTGAGYSTDTGPTLKLDFRNRRVNRAGHRYALNLQLARIQSQATARYEIPLANPRTDWLTLEAGYQYQNTLTAQNRTWKLAATRTHLLSDGWLRRLSLEYLNENSTIAGETLSGHFLIPGIGFSRTVADAPVYPQRGWSADARLSGAARGVVATESFVQTRLSVHTITPLLGGRVFARAALGATAVQDINALPATLRFFAGGARSVRGYAYQSLGPTDSQGVVVGGRYLAVGSLEFDHHLAGQFYWAMFYDAGNAFDNWPFTLRRGAGVGLRWHSPLGPIRLDIATPLNPPPGASRFVIQVSMGPEL